The following DNA comes from Halobacillus litoralis.
GCATTATTTGCCACTTTCGCTTTAGGTGGGTTATTTGTCGGTTCACTATTTTCTCTTGGCATATCGTTTATGACAGATTTACTTCCAAGGGAGCTTTTACCGGCTGGAAACATACTCTGTGGAATGTCTTTCAGTATAGGAAGTATATTGGGCCCGTTTTTATCAGGATTCTTCCTGGACATTTTCCCGGATCTGTCGTTTTTTTACGTTATCGTCGCCCTGCTCATCATTGTTTTCTTTGCTACTGCTTATAAAAAAGAGCCCATTTCTACGCCTTCACAGGCATGATCAGGAGTCTAAGCTAACGCCTACTAATGTGGTTAATGGTTAATCTAATAAACGAATGAAAGCTGCGGATGTCTGTCCGCAGCTTTCATTTATTCTGATAACGTTTAAGTCAGCACATTTTACATTTGTTCCATAATTGAATAGTAGTTTTCTTCATTCTCAATATCTTTCATGAGGACCTTTTCGACCAAGAGCATGAATCTCGTTGTGATGCCTCTTTGTGACATAGACCTCTCCCCTTTAAATGCATGTTCCTTCGGGTTCAATAAACTTTGCAATATTCTCTACATAGCCTTCAACCCCAGTCCATTAGCAGTTTTTATCATTTTGGCAGACAATTTCAAAAGCCAGAGCGATGGATGCTCTGGCTTTTGATCATTAAAGATAACGGTTGGATCTTTTTTCCAGATAATCCTGCAATGCGGAAAAAACCATCGTAAGCGGCCAGTATATCAGCGCCGCCGTAATATACATTGTCATCGAATCCACTGTTCGACCCGCTGCGATTTGTGCTTTGTTCAGAATCTCAGGCACAGAAATCATAGCCGCGAGCGAGGTGGCTTTCAATAGGTCGAGAAATACGTTTCCCAGCGGAGGGATCGCAATTCTCGTCGCTTGGGGCATAATGATTCTTCTTATCGTTTTCCAATAAGTAAAACCAAGAGCACGTGCTGACTCCCACTGACCGTAAGAAACACTGTTGAGTGAAGCACGATTGATCTCTGCAATGTAAGCAGCACTATTTGTTCCAAAACCGATGATGGCAGCCAGGGTAGCCGGCATTTTAACGCCGACGACTGGGAGGCCGAAATACAAAACGA
Coding sequences within:
- a CDS encoding amino acid ABC transporter permease, with translation MFGIEVNEIQIEKLFNAERAWSNLPFILEGVPLTLFVAVIGMAIGLVLGFFLALARGSDHIWLRWPARFYISFMRGTPILVYLFVLYFGLPVVGVKMPATLAAIIGFGTNSAAYIAEINRASLNSVSYGQWESARALGFTYWKTIRRIIMPQATRIAIPPLGNVFLDLLKATSLAAMISVPEILNKAQIAAGRTVDSMTMYITAALIYWPLTMVFSALQDYLEKRSNRYL